agtttataaaattttaaaatttctacaATGTCTTCTGTGAACTCCTCGGCGACACCCACCACAAGCGCTGCCGTACAGAAGCAATCTTCTAAGGATCAAGAGTGTACCATGGTCGATCCCCAGGAAATTGAAGAGATCGATAAACGCCTTAAGTCTCTTGTGGCTCGCCTCACAACTCTGGAGAATTCGCTGGCAGACTTGAGCTCGCCTCTTCAGACGTACTTCGACGGAGATCACGGGGACACCGATAGGGAACTGGAAACTTTGCAGGATGCATTGGACGTCCAGGATCAAGAACTTTCGGACTTGGTGGCTGACGAAAATATTGGGGACAAGAAAGATGTCCATGATGAAGAATTAAAGGAGGAAGCTTCAAAAAAACCATAAGGAATTGCGTTGaatggttgaaatgtgttaaGTCTTATTCGATTTATGGGCATTAAACTGTTGAGAATGGTGTACAGTTAAATTTATTCACATTGTTAAAAATATCGAAGATATTgtgtaaaattaattcaagTTTTCCGGATCCTGGACCGAAAGAGCATTTGTGACGAGTTGGCAGCCCGTTTTTCATCTTCCTGCGAGTTCTACATGAATTTTACATCCCATTTCTACATACGTTCAACTGCGCCATCTACTGGTTATTTTACAGTCCATTGTATGTCAACTTTACACGGAAGTACTCACATTTGACACTCTTCTAAGTGTGTTGGCAACACCGTCTTCAACGGctaataagttttaaatttaaatccgAATCtatgataataaataaataaataatcaatcCCCCACCATCCATTGAAAACGTTTATCCAATTTCTTTGTtacttttttgtattttttctttttccattcgttttaatacaatatataaaaaccgataaaaaatcaaaaataaatataaatatgtaggTTTACTCAGTTTAGTTTGAAATGCGCTTGATGGCTGGCAAAAGTCAGGGCGGTCTACGAAAGATACAAAATTACAAGAGCCGTGGCTCGGACGCTTTTCTATGGCCATGTTAACGTGTATTAGACTTCAGCTTTTCGATTTATCAGTTAGACTACTAAGTTACAAATTAGTTATTGCTGTTCATGTTGGGGCTAATTGAATTCGTGTGCTGAGGGGATTTGCTTGCTGCATATGCGCATATGCATgaatataatacaaattaaatatgtagGTGTAGGTGTGTTTTCCGCTTAGGTCTCTAGGGGCTAAAGTGTTTATAGTTAATTTTTGCTAAACGATCACATTGAACAGGCACTCCGCTCGCACTCACACTCGACTCGACAGCACTCACTCCTCGACATTCACGCACTCACACGCTCGTTCATTCGCTCTCTGGCTTACAAGTTACAATTTCGCACTTAGACTTAGAGTGTGGGGGAACAGGGGCattttttggggcttactaAACTAAAATGGGCTCGTTACGTATTCTCTCTCCTCCTCGAATTTCTTGTTCTCCTAACGCGTTCCGCCAAGGAAACACCTTAAATCAggcttttttcgttttttttacaatagCCAGGGATTTACAAAACTGAATTTACAGACTCAATAAACTCGGTTTCATATTCGCAAAATCCTGGCAAGAGTACCATTCGAAAAGGGGGCCGTACATATATATTCTCAATTGCGTTTTGATTGCTTctatcaaaagtttttataaaattttggaCTCGCATTTCGTATATAAGGGTTGCATGTAGTTCTGCTAATAACATTTTGCTTCACGGATGAATGACTGAGAGGTGTAGGGGATGCAGCCGTGCTCCACCTTGGCTGCATTTCGCACGTTGAGTAATCACAGCAAATCGGCGCAGACGCCGCCGAACCACGCCATATAAAGCGGCAGCAGATAGACAACCAGAGCGCGACGCAGAGTCATCT
This window of the Drosophila biarmipes strain raj3 chromosome 3L, RU_DBia_V1.1, whole genome shotgun sequence genome carries:
- the LOC108034699 gene encoding uncharacterized protein LOC108034699, which encodes MSSVNSSATPTTSAAVQKQSSKDQECTMVDPQEIEEIDKRLKSLVARLTTLENSLADLSSPLQTYFDGDHGDTDRELETLQDALDVQDQELSDLVADENIGDKKDVHDEELKEEASKKP